A portion of the Nitrospira defluvii genome contains these proteins:
- a CDS encoding serine hydrolase domain-containing protein: MATHHSLQSALQTAVDDGTFPGAVLAVRLRGALVFEGAAGLLTQKVPGEMVTVDTCYDLASLTKVLATTTALVLLAQRGLLKLDDRIERILDELRDRPIGAATVRHLLTHSSGLPGWRPYYERIAAREAAQPGFLGGAGTRMAVLDYIATEELVYERGTRSLYSDLGFMLLGQVVERLSGEPLDEFCRGQIFTPLGASPLAYLPHGRTPAAAGFPDVRNAIAPTEEDSWRGRTLRGEVHDENAYALGGVAGHAGLFGTARAVLAIAQAWMDGRRNQPGLLAPDMVALFTSNRQGVPNSSWALGWDTPSVRSSSGTRFSPESFGHLGYTGTSLWIDPVKELEVALLSNRVHPTRRNEQIRLFRPLIHDLICREFLKG, from the coding sequence ATGGCCACACACCATTCACTTCAGTCGGCGCTGCAAACGGCGGTCGACGACGGGACGTTTCCGGGTGCGGTGTTGGCCGTTCGGTTGCGCGGGGCGCTGGTGTTTGAAGGAGCTGCCGGTCTTCTCACTCAGAAAGTTCCAGGAGAGATGGTGACGGTCGATACCTGCTATGACCTCGCGTCCCTCACCAAGGTCTTGGCAACCACCACAGCGCTGGTACTCCTCGCGCAGCGCGGACTGCTGAAGCTGGACGATCGGATCGAACGGATTCTGGACGAACTTCGAGACCGCCCCATCGGCGCGGCGACAGTGCGGCACCTACTCACGCACAGTTCGGGGTTGCCGGGCTGGCGCCCCTACTATGAACGGATTGCCGCACGCGAAGCGGCGCAGCCCGGGTTTCTCGGGGGGGCGGGGACGCGGATGGCCGTGCTGGACTATATCGCTACGGAAGAGTTGGTCTATGAGCGGGGGACACGCAGCCTGTACAGCGATCTCGGATTCATGTTGCTGGGACAGGTGGTGGAGCGGCTGTCCGGGGAGCCGCTGGACGAATTCTGTCGTGGCCAGATTTTCACGCCCCTCGGCGCCAGCCCGCTCGCGTACCTCCCTCACGGGCGCACTCCGGCGGCCGCCGGATTTCCTGATGTGCGGAACGCGATTGCTCCGACGGAGGAAGATTCCTGGCGGGGGCGCACCTTGCGCGGGGAAGTGCACGATGAAAATGCCTATGCGCTGGGCGGCGTGGCCGGTCATGCCGGATTGTTCGGTACGGCGCGGGCCGTGCTGGCGATCGCGCAGGCTTGGATGGATGGTCGGCGGAACCAGCCTGGGTTGTTGGCGCCAGACATGGTTGCGCTGTTCACGAGCAACAGGCAGGGAGTTCCGAATTCCAGTTGGGCGTTGGGTTGGGATACACCGTCGGTCCGGTCCTCCTCAGGGACAAGGTTTTCCCCTGAGTCCTTCGGGCATCTCGGATATACCGGAACGTCCTTGTGGATCGACCCGGTCAAGGAATTGGAGGTGGCGCTTCTCTCGAATCGGGTGCATCCCACGAGGCGCAATGAGCAGATCCGCCTCTTCCGCCCTCTGATTCACGATCTGATCTGCCGGGAGTTCTTGAAAGGTTAG
- a CDS encoding YggT family protein: MFVLGNVLQGTATVLDTVLWLYMWVIIARALISWVNPDPWNPIVQFLERVTEPVLTPIRRLIGWRMGMDLSPMIAILILVFLQYAVVQSLRDIALRMH; the protein is encoded by the coding sequence ATGTTTGTCCTAGGCAATGTGTTGCAGGGTACGGCCACGGTCCTGGATACGGTCTTGTGGCTGTACATGTGGGTGATCATCGCCCGCGCGTTGATTTCATGGGTCAATCCGGATCCGTGGAATCCCATCGTCCAGTTTCTGGAGCGGGTGACGGAGCCGGTGCTCACGCCCATCCGTCGCCTGATCGGATGGCGGATGGGCATGGACCTGTCGCCGATGATCGCGATTCTGATCCTTGTCTTTTTGCAATATGCCGTGGTTCAATCGTTGAGAGATATCGCCCTGCGGATGCACTAA
- a CDS encoding DivIVA domain-containing protein, with amino-acid sequence MKITPIDIQQMVFQVKFRGYDRDEVNRFLEELALTVENANRENSLLREKLTATEQQVADLRRTEATLSNTLVSAQTLAEDVKRSAQREADLIVKEAELKASEIIRQARVSLTEMQRGVADLQKQRLMMVERFRSTLRSFERMLEVEESDAYQTDAASVEGKLAGESSPAR; translated from the coding sequence ATGAAAATTACTCCCATCGACATTCAGCAGATGGTCTTCCAGGTGAAGTTCCGGGGGTATGACCGGGATGAAGTGAACCGCTTCCTTGAGGAGTTGGCGCTCACGGTGGAGAATGCCAACCGGGAAAACAGCCTGCTCCGGGAGAAACTCACCGCGACCGAGCAGCAGGTGGCCGATCTGCGACGCACGGAGGCGACGCTGTCCAATACGCTGGTGTCGGCCCAGACGCTGGCTGAAGATGTGAAACGCTCGGCCCAGCGGGAAGCTGATCTGATCGTCAAGGAAGCGGAACTCAAAGCGAGTGAGATTATCCGTCAGGCCCGGGTGAGCCTCACCGAGATGCAGAGGGGCGTCGCGGATCTTCAAAAGCAACGCCTGATGATGGTGGAACGGTTCCGTTCGACGCTGCGCTCCTTCGAGCGGATGCTGGAGGTCGAGGAAAGCGATGCGTATCAGACGGATGCGGCGTCCGTCGAAGGGAAATTGGCCGGCGAATCAAGTCCTGCCCGGTGA